GTATTCAGATTGGTAAAGCGGATGCCGTTTTGGCAGCGAGTATCTTTCATTATGGGCAGCATACGGTACAAGAAGCGAAGCAGTTTATGGCGAGCAAGGGAATTGCGATTAGACTTGACTGATCGAGCTCAACTAAATATGACAACGCCCAAATTAACCAAGACTCCCACTTTGCAAGCAGGCCCGTGGCTTGATCGTATTGTTTGGAACGATCTGGGTTTAGTGCCTGTGATTGCACAAGAGGCTTCTTCGGGCGATATCTTGATGATGGCCTGGATGAATCAAGAGGCTTTATTACAAACTTTGCAAAAGGGTGAGGCGGTCTATTGGTCGCGCTCACGCAATAAGTTATGGCACAAGGGCGATGAGTCTGGCCACTTTCAGACCATACGTGAGATCCGTTTGGATTGCGACGGCGATACTCTTTTGCTCATTGTTGATCAGAAGGGTGGTATTGCCTGCCATACTGGCAGACACAGTTGTTTCTTTAATGAATGGGACCCGGTCGCCAGTAACTGGGTCGATACAATAAAGCCATGACAGACAGCAAAGCTAATTTAGATTCTGTATTGGCCTACCTTGCCGATGTGGTCGATCAGCGCCGTGCCGATCTGGCTGCCGGCAAGATTGATGCAAGCAGTTCATATATCGCCCAACTGTTCACCAAGGGGGATGATGCGGTTTTGAAAAAGATTGGGGAGGAGGCGACCGAGACCGTGTTGGCTGCCAAAGACTCTCGGCAGCATCAATTGGACCCAAAACACCAAGCCTTATTTGTGGGTGAGATGGCGGATTTATGGTTCCATTGTCTTGTTGCCCTATCCAAGTTCAATTTACGTCCCGAGGATGTCTTAGCTGAACTCAAGCGTCGGGAGGGGGTTTCGGGCTTGGCTGAGAAAGCGGCCCGTAAGCCTTAATTAACCCTAAGTAGCCCCACGCTCCTTGTTTTGGGGAGGTTTTCGGGTAAGATCCATGTCCATGAATCATTCCAGCCATGACCCCAGTTGCATTTTTTGCAAGATTATTGCAGGGGAAATACCTTGCCAAAAGGTCTTTGAGGACGAAGAAATCCTCGCTTTTAATGACATTAATCCGGCAGCCCCAGTCCATTTTTTGATCATTCCCAAAAAACATATCCCTATGCTGGAATCTGCCACTGCCCACGATGCACCATTGCTAGGTAGAATGATGGAATTAGCCCCGCGTTTGGCTCTACAACAAGGATCTCGGCCTGGAAAAGAGGGTGGTTTTCGGGTGTTGGTGAACAATGGCGCTGATGGGGGTCAAGAGGTTTACCACTTGCATTTGCATGTGATGGGCGGGCCACGCCCCTGGAAAAAATAATTTTAGGAGAAATTGAGATGGGCTCATTTAGTATTTGGCATTGGTTAATCGTATTGGCGATCATTTTGTTGGTGTTTGGCACCAAGAAATTGCGTAATATCGGCTCAGATTTAGGCGGAGCAGTGAAAGGTTTTAAAGATGGTATGAAGCCTGGTGAAGAAGCTAAGACCGATCAAATTCAGTCGCAAGCAGCCCCTGCTGACAAAACAGTGGACGTGCATGCGAAGGACGTTAATAAGTCCTAAGCCATTCCATTTGTACTTAGCAGAACACTTTTCTACTAGCGCTAATCAAGAACCGGCGATGCATCGATGATTGATCTTGGTATATCAAAGCTCGCCCTGATCGCAGTGGTGGCTTTGATTGTGGTGGGTCCCGAACGTTTACCCAAGGTTGCTCGCATGGCGGGCAATTTATTTGGACGCGCTCAGCGCTATATGAATGAAGTGCGCTCCGAGGTTAATCGCCAAATAGAGCTTGACGAGTTCAAGAAACTGCGTGAAGCGAGCACCGACGCCATGAAGGAGATGGAGAGCACCTTAAATGCTACGGTGCAAGAAGCCAATGTCAATCTCAGTGATCAGGCAGAACCAAAGACCGATGATTACGCTAGCGCTATTTTAGAATCAGCACCAGACGTTACCAAGGTGTATCGCGATGCCCTGCGTCAGGGGCGAGATAGTTGGGGTGTGAAACGTACTGCGAGACCATTATGGTTTAAGCATTCCGCTGGAATTCGTACGAGAGTTCAGTCGGGCGCTGCACGCGTGAAGCGCTTTAAGCGACCAGTGTTGCATAAGTAAGCTCAAAACAATAAACCAACAATCAAAAGAACACTAAAATCAACGATGTCTGATACAAACTTCGACACCAAAGAGACGGAGCAAAAAGAGGGTTTTCAAGAAACCTTCATGTCGCATCTCTTTGAGTTGCGAGATCGGGTTGTTAAGTCGGCCATCGCGGTGATCATTGTGTTTGTTTCCCTGGTTTACTGGGCCCCTGACATCTTCCATTTATTTGCCAAGCCAATGCTGGATTCCTTGCCGGCAGGCGGCAAGATGATTGTCACCGATGTGACCGGCTCCTTTTTTGTGCCTATGAAGGTCACCATGTTGGTTGCCTTTTTAATTGCCTTACCAATAGTTCTTTACCAAGTTTGGGCTTTTATAGCACCAGGCCTTTATACTCATGAACGGAAGTTGGTTCTTCCATTGGTAGTAAGTAGTTACTCACTCTTTTTGATCGGCATGTCATTTGCCTATTTTTTGGTCTTCCCAACCGTCTTTCAGTTCATGGCAAGCTATAACGCCCCATTGGGCGCTGAGATGTCGACTGATATTGATAAGTACCTAAGTTTTGCCATGTCGACGTTTTTAGCCTTTGGTATTACCTTTGAAGTCCCGGTCGTGGTGGTGGTTTTGGTCAAAATGGGCATTGTCTCGATTGAAAAACTTCGAGAGATAAGACCGTATGTCATCGTCGGCGCCTTCATTATTGCGGCTGTTGTTACCCCCCCAGACGTGCTATCCCAGCTTTTATTGGCGATTCCGATGTGCATTCTTTACGAGCTCGGACTGTTTATTGCTCGTTTCTACCTACCCAAAACAGAATCTCCAGAAGAAAAAACAGCTTAGAACTATAAGTAATTGATTTAAATGGATTATTTCCTTAAATTGAGCTGTTGCATCAATACAACGAATAGCCATATAAAAGATTTAAAAGAATGTATTTACATAGAAAAACCGGATAATTCTAGTGTCCTGAAGCAATTCGGGCAATTCTTAACTTATGGAGATTTAAACAATGAAAAAATCACTATTTGCACTTGCGGCAGTTAGCGCATTTGCTGGTGTAGCACAAGCTCAGTCTAGCGTGACTGTGTATGGTTTAGTTGATGCTGGTGTAGGCGTAACCAATATAGACTACAACACAGTTCAAAAACAAAACCAAACTACTATCGGCGGTTTCCAAAGCGGTAACGGAACTGGTAACTTATCCGGCTCACGTTTAGGCTTTCGTGGCGTAGAAGATTTAGGTGGTGGCGATCGTGCCGGCTTCGTCCTTGAGACAGCCATTAACTATAACAACGCAACTGCCCCAACAGTCGCAGCAACCATGACTGACGTTGCAGGTGCAACTAATGCAACGATGTTTGGCAACGTTCGCCAAGCATATGCATCTCTCGGTAATAGCAAATTTGGAGAGTTGCGTATTGGTACCCAAAACTCATTGCTCAAAGACGCTACCGAGGGATTTGACCCACAAGGTGGTCCAAATATGACTGGTTCTGGTTCGTTATATCAACAGGGTACCGTTACACGCTATAGCCAAGCGGCTACTTATCAGGCGCCTACTATGGCAGGTATTACCTTGAGAGTGCAGACAACCGTTGATGGCACAGCCTCAAATAATGGTGGAGCAACCGCAGCTAATGCGGTTCCAACAAGCAACCGCTCAAGTTCAGCTAGCTTAGATTTTACCCAAGGCCCAATTAAGGTCGGCGGTATTTATGAGCGCAGAACAACGTGGGCACTAAACGTAGGTACTGCAGCAGCTGCCGCCTCGGGCGGAGCAGGTAACGGGTTCAATCAGATGGTAGCAGTTGGCCCCGGTGGCACTTTATCAGCAATCGCACCTAGCATTAATTACTATGCATTAGGCGCAAGTTATGATTTGAAGATGGTTAAACCTGCTGTGCTGTATTACAACCAAAGTGTTAACGGTGCGAATACACAGCAATCTGGTACAACATCTGGCGTATTGTTTGGTTTAACTGCTCCATTGTCTGCAGCATTAACTGTGACAGCGTCATATACTGGTGGAAAAGTAACAAATAACAATACCGGAGTTTACGATACAGCCGGTATGCAATTTGTTGCTAATTACAATCTTAGCAAGAGAACCGGTGTCTATGCGGGCTATGGCTCAACTGACTGGAAATCGAAAATTCCAACAACTACAGCCAGCGTAACTTACCAGCAATACACTATTGGTATGCGTCATACATTCTAATTTGAAGCTAGCATCTGCTAGTTAAATTTAGGTCTGAAGTTAAAAAAACCCACTGTGATCTCACAGTGGGTTTTTTATTATAAAAAGAGTATTAATGTGGTGATAAAAAAAATAAAAAACCAGAGTGATTAAAAAACATTTAAACACAAAAAAAAGAGTATCTAGGTGATGGAAATTAAAAAAACACCAAAAAGGGTCATCGATATATACTTATTAAAAAAAATGAACTGAAAAAGCAAACTTAGAAATGAAAAATTAAGCATTATGCAAAGAGCAGAAATGTTAGAAGTGATTGCCTTATTTAATAAGGGCTATAAAGAAGCTGCATTAGAAGCAATACATAAAATTGAGTTAAGTGATCCAAAAAATTTAGATACTAAATATAACTATGCACTAATGCTAGGCTTAGCTGGAAACCATGTCGAAGAACAAAAAAAATATAAAGAAATAATTGAAATAAACCCAAAAGACTGTGATGCACTTGTTAATCTAGCAGTCTCATTAAATGAAACTACTAATTATAAAGAAGCTGTTCAATACTCAAGCGAAGCAATAAGTATAAATTCTAATATTGCAGAGGCATATGAAGCCAGGGGAATCGCAAAACAACATCAAGACCTGGTAGAAGATGCAAATTTAGACTTAAAAAAATGGCTAAATCTAAAAATTAAAAATGTAAACACAAAATATTCCGACACTCTAATAGAGTGCTTAGAATTAATAAAAATAAATGCAATTTACGAAACTGAAAAAAAAATTAATACAGATAGAATTAGATTAGAAGAAAAAGCTAGGCGCATTGTAGAGAGCTTAAAAAAAATCCCATCAGAATACTTGCAAACAAATAATATAGGTAAAAAAATAGCATTTAAATTGAATAGATTTTACTTGGCGTATCAACAAAAAGATGACAAAGAAATAAATGAAATATATAGTCAAATTACAGCATTGCTGTTAGATAAGATAGAACAACCGAATAAAATTAAAAACATACATAATAAAAAGATAGGTGTTATCAGCACATTCAAATACCACCCAAACCTATTTATTATTGAACAACTCAAGCAAATAGATAAAAACCTTCAGGTAGTACTGATAATAATAAATAATCCAAAAATAAAATTAGATGGGATACCAACAAACTTTAAAATAGATCATGTAAATATATCACCTGACAATCTAAATCAAGTGGTACAAAATATTAGTAATCAAAATATCGATATATTATTTATGCCCGATATAGGGATGTCTATAGAGTCGCAAATTTTAGCTGCATATAGACTTGCTAAGGTAAGTATTATGGGATGGCTCCATCCAGTTACATCAGGCTCAAAAAATATTGATTATTTTTTAAGTGGCGAATTAATGGAAACATTGGAGTCAGAAAGTCAATATACAGAAACCTTAATTAAATTACCTGGTATTGGATTAAAAATAAATCCAGAACCGTACATATCAACAACTATAAAAAAATTACATGATAAGCAAAAAAATGAACATTTAATGGTTGGATGCTTACAAACACCATTTAAATATCATCCACAATACGATTACATATTAATCGAAATTGCAAAAAAGATAGTAAAAGTAAAATTTAAATTTATAAAATATCAAGATGAGCTAGATGAAAAATTAAGGAAAAGATTAACATTAGAATTTGAAAAAAATGGAATAGATCCAAGCATCATCACATTTCAAGATCGACTAAATAAAGAAAACTATAGGAATTTTTTAAAAACTTTAGATATCGCACTAGACACCTTGGGTTGGTCGGGAGGTAATACAACTTTAGATTGTTTGGGTGCTGGACTGCCAGTGTTAACTTTAAAAAATAATTTTATGAGATCAAATCACACAGCTGCAATATATAAATTAATAGGTATAGAGGAGTTAACTTCCACATCACCAGAGGAACTGATAGAAAAAATTTATACAATCAGTTTAAACAATGAATACTTAAAAAAAATAAGGTGCCAAATATATGAAAATTTTTTAAATATAAAATCTGAATGCTATATTTCAAAATTTATAAATGAAATTAGTTTAAAAAACTAGAGCACTAAATTAGTACTTTAATTAAGTATTAGCCGAAATAGTAGAAATTAGCGAATATTCAAGATCGGCGATATATTCTTTTGGATCAAAAAAATTTGAACTATGAATTTTATTGGCTAACTTAGATTTTATATTTCGAAAATAAAATTCATCCTCGTAGAGCCTCACAGCAATATCTTCATATTCATCAAGTGAATTTGCAACTAACTCGGTTACAGATATATAAGATAAGATACTTTCTGTCATTCTCCCGCAAAAGCTTTTTCCCTTTAAAGTAAGAACTGGAACCCCAGACCATAATGAATCACTACAAGTTGTACCAGCATTAAATGGAGAAGTATCAAGAAACAGATCTGCAAATCTAATGCGACTTAGGTGATCTGAATAATTTAATTGCTCTGCAAAAATTACACGTTGTCGTGGAATTCCATATAAATCAAGTTTATTATAAACGTTATTTTTTACATTGGGCTCATTTAGAAATAGCCACAAGATTGAATCATTTGCTCTCTTTAAAATATTAATCCAACTCTTGAAAATAGTTTCTGTAATTTTATAATTGGAATTGAAACAACAGTAAATAAAAGTATCTTCTGGAAGACCAAGATCTGTTCGTGAATTAAATCTATTTGATTTACAGCGAAAGCCATTAGGCTGAAAAGTGCGTTGTAAGTTTAATATTTTTTCCGAATAAAATAGTTGGCTACTTTTAGGCGTGAGAATTTTATCACCAATAATAAAGTCGTACATCTCTGACCCTAGAGTTCCAGGATATCCAATAAAATTAACTTGAAATTGCGCAATACGGTTTAAAAAAATATTGGTTCTTGCGCCTTTCGTATGACCAGCTAAATCAATAGCAATATCAATTTCATGCTCGCGAATGAAATTAATTAATTCTTCATCAGTAAATTTGCTTACAAAAAAAAATTTATCAAAATTAGTTGATATTTTTATTGTGTTTTCATCAACTATAGAATTTAAGTGGTATCCATATATCTCAAATTTAGATCGATCATGGAGCTCATAAATTTTTTCTGTGAGGTAAAGAACTGGGTGACTTCTAAAATCTGGTGAAATATATGCAATACGTATTTTTGACTTTTTTAATTGTGTAGTAAATTTATTCTCAATTTTATGAAAGTGATTATTGCACCAAGTTCTACTACACTTTAAATTTAATATAGGATCATCATTAATTGCCTGAAAGATCATGGGGGAAATAATAAATTCCTCCCTTGAAACCTTTGCTCTTATTTCAGAAAAGAGAGGTTCAACGCCAGCCCAATTAAGGGTTTCCATTTTTACCTGTAGTAATGATCCTAAAAGAGCCAGATGGTCATGCTTAAAATTTATTGCCTTTTCATAACAATTAATGGCATCAGAATAATATTTCATATCAGCATAAAAATTTCCTTTCCAATACCAACCATCTGCAACATTAGGAGCAAATTTTATTGCTTGGTCGATAGATGTAAAAGCTTCTGAAATTTTATTATTTTTAAATTCACATCTAGATTTTCCGATCCAGGCTTCATGATGACTATTTTTATATTCTATAGCTTTGTTATATAAATAAAATGCATCTTTATAGTTTTTTAACTCGTAATGGCACTTGGCCGCATTAGATAAATATATTGGATTATTGGGTTCCAATAGAATTGCTTTATCAAAATTTAAAAGTGCCTTTTTGAATTGTTTTTTTATACCTAAATTTTGTCCTATATTGTGCCATGCAATTGATAGTTTTGAATTTAGGTTAATTACTTCCAAGTAGCATGAATTTGACTCGTCATATTTATTTAATTGACTAAATAAAATACCCTTAGCAATTAATGTTTCGGTATTTTTCGGATCTAATTCAAGAATTTGATCATAAAATTTAAGGCCGTTTTCATAATCAGCTAATTCTTCGCTATAGATTTTGCCAAGGTTAAATAGCACACCAATATTAGTTTGGTCATACTGTAGGGCTTTTTTTAAAAAATCTAGCGCCTTGTGGCTTTCATTTAATTTTATATAACCGAGTCCTAACTCTACTAATCCTTCAATAAAATCCCCTGCCTTTTTTATTGATATATGAATATGGTTGATTCCTTCTTCTAACCTACCTAATTTAATATATTCTTTTCCCAGGTAATAATGCGCCTCTGCAGAAGCATTTTCAGTAGAGCAGGCTATTGAAAGATATTTTAAACATTGGGCGAAGTCATTATTAGTGTCGTAAATTTTTGCCAATAGTTCATAGTGCTCAGCTTTGGCATTTTTAGAATTAATCGCACTTAAAAGTATTTGTTTTGCTAATTCAAAATTATTTTTTTTTAACTGTATTTTGGCAGTTTTAAGTAATTGATCGGAAGAAATTAAATTCATAATCTGATAAAGAAAAGGTATTTTTTAATGAACAGTGCTGTTCAGGATTTGAAATTAATTTCATTAACAAAATTACTATTGCAAATTTTTTTGCCTGCAGTAGCAAACCTAAAAAATATTTTCTTCATTATTTCTCACTTTTCTAAAACTTAGGTTTTATTAAATCTCTTATTTCTCGTAATAAGGTAATATCTTCTGGTGTTGGCGGGGTTGGCCTTGGCTCTTCATCTTGTAATCTGATTTTGTTGACTATCTTGACCATTTGGAAGATCACAAAAGCCAAGAGGACAAAGTTGATTGAGATGGTGATAAAGTTGCCATAGGCAAAAATTGGTATACCTGCTTTTTTGAGGGCATCAAATGTTCTTGGTACATTTTCTGGGACTGCTCCCATTACAATGAAGAGGTTCGTAAAGTCAATTTTTCCACCTAGAAGCGTTGAAATGAGGGGCATCATAATGTCATTGACTAAGGAATCGACAATTTTGCCAAATGCCCCACCAATAATGACTCCAACCGCGAGGTCGATCACATTGCCTTTAACGGCAAAGGCCCTAAATTCTTTCATGATGTTGGAAGCCACGTATTTCTCCTTTGAATCTCTATTTTTATAAGTTAAGCAGGATTGAGCAGGGTAACCACTTTTTACCTTAAAATCGAGGATTTGAGCAATTCGCCCTTTAGAACCTCTTATTTTGAATTCGGTACAAGGATAGATCGTAAATGAGTGATACCCCAAAAATGGATAAAGATCGCCGTACTTGGCTAATAGCAACCTCGGCCGTCGGTGGTTGTGGTGCTGCCGCAGTGGCTTACCCGTTCCTAGACAGTTTTCAGCCTTCGGAGCGCGCCAAGGCCGCTGGTGCAGCTGTTGAAGTAGATATCTCCGGTATGAAGCCCGATGAGATCAGAACCGTTGAGTGGCGTGGTAAGCCTGTGTGGGTGGTTCGTCGTAATCAAGACCAGGTTAAAGAGCTTTCAAAGCTTGACGGTGAGCTGGCTGACCCCAAGTCTTTACGAGATCCTGCTGCTTTAACCCCCGCCTATGCTCGTAACGAATATCGCTCGATTAAGCCTGAGTACCTGGTTGTGGTGGGAATTTGTTCCCATTTAGGCTGCTCACCTAATCCCAAGTTACAGGCAGGCGCACAACCTTCCTTGCCAAATGACTGGCCAGGTGGTTTCTTGTGTCCTTGCCATGGCTCCACCTTTGATTTGGCAGGACGGGTCTACAAAAATAAGCCAGCCCCCGATAATTTAGAGGTTCCTCCCCATATGTATTTGAGCGACTCCAAGATCTTGGTTGGTGAAGACAAGAAAACTTGATTAATTTACTTTACTATTTATTCTTTAGAAACTGATTCAGGACACTAGCTATGGCTTTCCAAGAAATTAAAGTTCCAGATAACGCAACGATTGCCCAAAAAGGCTTGGCTTGGGTCGACTCACGTTTTCCTTTGACTAAATTGTTTAAGGAGCACATGAGCGAGTACTACGCTCCCAAAAACTTCAACTTTTGGTATTTCTTTGGTGCTTTAGCAATTGTTGTTTTAGCCATTCAAATCGTAACCGGTATTTTTTTGGTAATGAACTACAAGCCTGACGCTGCCAAGGCGTTTGACTCTGTTGAGTACATCATGCGCGAGGTTCCATGGGGCTGGTTGATACGCTATATGCATTCCACTGGATCGTCCATGTTCTTTGTAGTGGTGTACTTGCATATGTTCCGCGGTTTGATCTATGGCTCCTATCAAAAGCCGCGTGAGCTGATTTGGATCTTTGGCTGTTCTATTTTCTTGTTGTTAATGGCTGAAGCATTCTTTGGTTACCTTCTGCCTTGGGGACAAATGTCGTACTGGGGTGCGCAGGTGATTGTTAATCTGTTTGCCGCCATACCTTTAATCGGGCCTGACCTTGCTTTATGGTTGCGAGGCGACTACGTGGTTGGTGATGCAACACTCAATCGATTCTTCTCCTTCCATGTCATTGCGCTGCCATTGGTACTCGTCGGTTTAGTAGTAGCTCATATTATTGCTCTTCACGAAGTAGGCTCTAATAATCCAGACGGCGTCGAGATTAAAAATACTCTAGATTCCACGGGTAAACCAGTGGATGGCATTCCGTTTCATCCTTACTACTCAGTGCATGACATTATGGGTTTGGGTGTCTTCTTGATGATCTTTGCTGCCATCGTGTTCTTTGCCCCTGAGATGGGCGGTTACTTCTTAGAAGCGAATAACTTTATTCCGGCTGACCCACTACAAACCCCATCACACATCGCACCAGTTTGGTACTTCACGCCGTTCTACTCCATGCTGCGTGCCACTACCACTCCTTTTTTAATACCCCTCTGGATCTTGTGCGCCATACCATTGGGCCTCGTGATTAAAAATACACGAGATATCCGCGTTAAGGGTGTATGTGCAGCCATTATTTTGATCCTAGCAGTTGGCTTTTACTTCTTGGATGCTAAGTTTTGGGGCGTTGTCATCATGGGCGGTTCTGTATTGATATTCTTCTTTTTGCCATGGCTGGACAAATCCCCCGTGCGCTCGATTCGCTATCGCCCAGATTTTCATAAATACATCTATGGTGCCTTCGTTGTGAGCTTCTTAGTTTTGGGATATTTGGGTATTAAGCCACCATCGCCTTTATTTGAGTTTCTTGCCCAAGTAGGTACGATTATTTACTTGGCGTTTTTCTTAGCAATGCCATGGTGGAGTAAGTTAGGTAGCTTTAAACAAGTCCCTGACAGAGTGACATTTCATGCACATTAATCATAACCATAAAGATTGCTAGGAACTTTTATGAATTATCGACTCACTATGGTGTGTATCCTAAAAAAAGGGCTTACTCTAGTTAGTACCAGCTTTTTGCTTGGAACGGCATTTGCGGCAGGTGGTGACTTCCCGCTTGATAGCGCACCAGATCGTTTAAATAACAACGCTTCATTGCAAAATGGCGCCAAGATCTTTGTGAACTACTGTTCGGGTTGTCACTCTGCGGTTAACTTACGCTACAACCGTTTACGAGATATCGGCCTTACCGATCAACAAATTAAAGACAACCTCATCTTGGGCGATCAAAAGGTGGGCGATCTCATGACCATCTCTACAAATCCAAAGGATGCGAAGGCGTGGTTTGGTAAGGTACCGCCAGATATGTCGGTTGTGGCCCGTTCACGTGGCACGGATTGGCTCTACACCTATTTTCGTACCTACTACAAAGATCCTGATAGCCCAACAGGCTGGAATAACTTAGTTTATCCAAATGTCGGTATGCCTCATGTTTTATGGCAATTGCAGGGTGAGCGTGCCGCTATTTTTGAGAACGTTAAAGACGCTAAAGATCCAGGCAAAACAACAAAAGCATTCAAGGGTTTTGAGCAGTTAAGCCCTGGATTAATGAAGCCCCAAGAATATGATGATAATATTGCGGACCTTGTGTCGTTTATGTCTTGGATGGCTGAGCCCACTCAGTTACAACGTAAGCGCATTGGTGTCGTTGTCCTTCTGTTCCTAGCGATCTTTACATTGATTGCATGGCGTCTGAATAAAGCGTATTGGAAAGATATTCGTTAAGTCCAAGCGTTTTGCTTTAATAATTTGATTTAAAGGATACCTGCTTATGATGGTGTTGTACTCGGGCACAAATTGCCCATTCTCACAACGCTGCCGCCTTGTTCTATTTGAAAAAGGTATGGATTTTGAGATACGGGATGTCGATCTGTTTAATAAACCAGAAGATATCTCGGTCATGAACCCATATGCGCAAGTGCCTATCTTGGTTGAGCGCGATCTCATTTTGTATGAGTCCAATATCATTAACGAGTACATTGATGAGCGCTTTCCTCATCCTCAACTCATGCCGCCCGATCCGATTGCGCGCGCACGGGCACGCCTGTTCTTATTTAATTTTGAGAAAGAACTCTTTGTGCATGTTAGTGCACTCGAGAATGAGAAGGGTAAAACTGCTGAGAAATTACATGAGAAGGCTCGCTTAGCGATTCGGGATCGTTTAACGCAACTAGCCCCAATATTTGTCAAAAACAAATATATGTTGGGCGAAGAGTTTTCCATGCTTGACGTTGCAATCGCCCCCTTACTCTGGCGTCTTGAGCATTACGGCATTGACCTCTCCAGAAATGCGGCACCCTTACTCAAATATGCAGAGCGTATTTTTAGCCGCCCAGCCTATATTGAGGCATTGACCCCTTCCGAGAAAGTGATGCGCCGCTAATTTGATAATTAGCTGCACTCTTCGGTTGGCTTAAAATCGTAATGATGGCTACCGA
This genomic interval from Polynucleobacter sp. UK-FUSCHL-C3 contains the following:
- the petA gene encoding ubiquinol-cytochrome c reductase iron-sulfur subunit yields the protein MSDTPKMDKDRRTWLIATSAVGGCGAAAVAYPFLDSFQPSERAKAAGAAVEVDISGMKPDEIRTVEWRGKPVWVVRRNQDQVKELSKLDGELADPKSLRDPAALTPAYARNEYRSIKPEYLVVVGICSHLGCSPNPKLQAGAQPSLPNDWPGGFLCPCHGSTFDLAGRVYKNKPAPDNLEVPPHMYLSDSKILVGEDKKT
- a CDS encoding cytochrome bc complex cytochrome b subunit — protein: MAFQEIKVPDNATIAQKGLAWVDSRFPLTKLFKEHMSEYYAPKNFNFWYFFGALAIVVLAIQIVTGIFLVMNYKPDAAKAFDSVEYIMREVPWGWLIRYMHSTGSSMFFVVVYLHMFRGLIYGSYQKPRELIWIFGCSIFLLLMAEAFFGYLLPWGQMSYWGAQVIVNLFAAIPLIGPDLALWLRGDYVVGDATLNRFFSFHVIALPLVLVGLVVAHIIALHEVGSNNPDGVEIKNTLDSTGKPVDGIPFHPYYSVHDIMGLGVFLMIFAAIVFFAPEMGGYFLEANNFIPADPLQTPSHIAPVWYFTPFYSMLRATTTPFLIPLWILCAIPLGLVIKNTRDIRVKGVCAAIILILAVGFYFLDAKFWGVVIMGGSVLIFFFLPWLDKSPVRSIRYRPDFHKYIYGAFVVSFLVLGYLGIKPPSPLFEFLAQVGTIIYLAFFLAMPWWSKLGSFKQVPDRVTFHAH
- a CDS encoding cytochrome c1, with translation MNYRLTMVCILKKGLTLVSTSFLLGTAFAAGGDFPLDSAPDRLNNNASLQNGAKIFVNYCSGCHSAVNLRYNRLRDIGLTDQQIKDNLILGDQKVGDLMTISTNPKDAKAWFGKVPPDMSVVARSRGTDWLYTYFRTYYKDPDSPTGWNNLVYPNVGMPHVLWQLQGERAAIFENVKDAKDPGKTTKAFKGFEQLSPGLMKPQEYDDNIADLVSFMSWMAEPTQLQRKRIGVVVLLFLAIFTLIAWRLNKAYWKDIR
- a CDS encoding glutathione S-transferase N-terminal domain-containing protein; amino-acid sequence: MMVLYSGTNCPFSQRCRLVLFEKGMDFEIRDVDLFNKPEDISVMNPYAQVPILVERDLILYESNIINEYIDERFPHPQLMPPDPIARARARLFLFNFEKELFVHVSALENEKGKTAEKLHEKARLAIRDRLTQLAPIFVKNKYMLGEEFSMLDVAIAPLLWRLEHYGIDLSRNAAPLLKYAERIFSRPAYIEALTPSEKVMRR